A window of Nitratireductor kimnyeongensis genomic DNA:
CGCCATGGCGATGACCAGTGGCTCGACATCGTCAAATGGGTCTATTACGCACTCGTCAATGCTGAAGAGCTGGGCATCAGCCAGGCCAACCTCGAAGAGAAGATGAACTCGGACAACCCCGAGGTGCGTCGTCTTCTTGGCACCGAGGATGGCAGCAAGCTTGGTACCGACCTTGGTCTGACCAACGACTTCGCTGTCCGTGCGATCAAGCACGTGGGCAATTACGGCGAAATTTTCGAGCGCAATGTAGGTGCCGAGAGCCCGCTGAAAATCTCGCGCGGCATCAACGCCCTTTGGACGAAGGGTGGCCTTCAGTACGGTATGCCGATCCGCTGATCGGATCCCGTGAACATAATGCGTGAGAGGCGGTTCGCGCCGCCTCTCACCATTCCTGGTGAGGATAGCCATGGCCACCCCGCAATCAACTGTGGAGGGCGCGGCGCCTCGTGTGCCGCTCTTCTATGATCCGCGCGTTCGAGGAATTGCCTATCAAGTCCTGGTATTTGCCGGTCTCGTTGCCCTGATTTACTGGATCGTCGGCAACACGACAGCCAATCTTCAGCGTGCCAACATTGCATCCGGTTTCGATTTCCTTCAGGGCCGCGCCGGATTCGACATTGGCGACAGTCTTGTCGAATATTCTTCCGATTCCACCTATGGGCGCGCGCTTTTCGTAGGGTTCCTGAACACGCTGCGCGTGGCAATCGTCGGTATCATTACGGCGACCCTGATCGGGTTCATCATCGGCATCGGCCGCCTGTCGAAGAACTGGTTGATCAACCGAATTTGCCTTGTCTATGTCGAGGTTTTCCGCAACATCCCACCGTTGCTGGTCATTTTCTTCTGGTATTTCGGCGTTCTTTCGGTGCTGCCCCTGCCGCGCGAAAGCATCGACCTGCCATTAGGCTCCTATCTCAATAGCCGTGGACTATATTTCCCGCGCTTCCTTTGGGGTGAGGGGGCGTGGCTCGTCCTCTTAGGGCTTGTGCTCGGCATCGTCTTCACCTTTTTCGTGCGCCGCTGGGCGCATCGCAGACAGATGGCCACGGGTCAGCAGTTTCCGGTGTTCTGGACGAGCGTGGCGTTGATCGGCGGCTTGCCGCTTCTGGCCTTTGTCTTGACCGGACTGCCTCTGAGTTTCGAGTTTCCGGAACTGTCGACCTTCAACCTGCGCGGTGGCGTTCAGGTTCGACCGGAGTTTCTGGCGCTCTATCTGGCCCTATCGTTCTACACGGCTGCGTTCATCGCCGAGATCGTGCGTGCCGGGGTGCTCGGTGTCAGCCATGGCCAAAGCGAGGCTGCGCAGGCGCTGGGCCTGCGCTCGGCCCAGTCCATGCGGCTGGTGATCATACCGCAGGCATTGCGGATCATTATCCCGCCGCTGACCAGCCAGTATCTGAACCTGACGAAAAACTCTTCGCTGGCCGTGGCCATCGGATATCCGGACCTCGTTGCCACGGGCGGGACGACGCTCAATCAGACCGGACAGGCCATCGAAGTGGTCGCTATCTGGCTGGTCGTCTATCTGGGTCTCAGTCTCGGAACGGCCGGGTTGATGAACTGGTACAATGCGCGCATGGCGCTGGTGGAGCGGTAGGATGCAAGAACACGATCTCTCCTTCGTCCGTGCCGAGATGGTGGCCAACCAGTCGCCGCCCGTCTCCGACCACGGGCCTGTTTCATGGTTGCGCAAAAATCTCTTTGCCAATGTGACGGACTCGATTTTCACAGTTCTGGGCATTGCCCTCATCGTGATGATCGTGCCGCCGATCATCCAGTGGGCGTTCATCAATGCTCAATGGACGGGAACGGACCGTTCCGTCTGTGCCACGGTTGTACAGGGCGGCACGCAGCCGGAAGGCTGGTCGGGGGCCTGTTGGGCTTTCGTGGACGCGAAATTCCAGCAATTCATGTTCGGGCGCTACCCGATCGATGAACGCTGGCGTGTTTATCTGACCGGCTTCCTGTTCGTTGCGCTGCTCACGCCGCTGCTGATCCCCAGCGTTCCGCGCAAGGGGTTGAACGCGATCCTTCTCTTCGTTGTTTTCCCGATAGTGGGTTTCTTCCTGCTTTCGGGTGGCGTGTTCGGACTTCGACCGGTGCCGACCCCGCTATGGGGCGGCCTGCTGGTGACGCTGGTGCTTGCCTATGTGGGCATCGCGGTCTCATTCCCGCTTGGCATACTTTTGGCGCTTGGCCGCCGATCGCAGATGCCGGTGGTGAAGCTGGTCTGCGTCGTCTTCATCGAGACCATTCGTGGTGTGCCGCTGATCACCATCCTGTTCATGGCCAGTGTGATGCTGCCGCTTTTCCTGCCGCCGGGCACCTCGTTCGACAAGCTTCTGCGGGCGCTGGTGGGCGTGGCGCTCTTTGCCTCAGCCTATATGGCCGAGGTGATCCGCGGCGGTCTCCAGGCGATTCCCAAAGGGCAGTATGAGGGGGCGGATGCGCTGGGGCTGAGCTTCTGGAAGAAGATGAACCTTATCGTTCTTCCTCAGGCGATCAAGCTGGTCATTCCCGGCATCGTCAACACCTTCATCGGTCTCTTCAAGGATACGAGCCTCGTCTACATCATCGGCATGTTCGACCTTCTGGGAGCTGTGCGGCAAAACTTTGCGGACGCCAACTGGGCATCGCCTCAGACACCGATCACCGGCCTGGTGTTCGCTGGCTTTGTGTTCTGGCTGTTCTGCTTCGGCATGTCGCGCTATTCAATCTTCATGGAACGCCGGCTCGACACCGGCCACAAACGCTAGGCCGAGAGCCAAGGGGAAACAAAAATGGCAAAGGAAAACGCCGTCCGGGCCGAAGAGCTCCACGCCGACCGCAGCAAGATGCAGGTCTCCGACACCGATGTCGCGATCGACATCGTTGACATGCACAAATGGTATGGTGACTTCCATGTGTTGAAAGACATCAATCTGAGGGTGATGCGCGGCGAGCGCATTGTGGTGTGCGGGCCTTCCGGTTCGGGCAAATCCACCATGATCCGGTGCATCAACCGGCTGGAGGAACATCAGAAGGGCAAGATCGTCGTCGACGGCATCGAACTGACCAACGATCTGAAAAAGATCGACGAGGTGCGGCGCGAGGTTGGAATGGTGTTCCAGCACTTCAATCTCTTTCCACATCTGACCATTCTGGAAAACTGCACGCTTGCCCCTATCTGGGTGCGCAAGACGCCCAAGAAGGAAGCCGAGGCGACGGCCATGCATTTCCTGGAGCGGGTGAAGATCCCCGAGCAGGCGAACAAGTATCCCGGCCAGCTTTCGGGCGGTCAGCAGCAACGCGTGGCGATTGCCCGCGCGCTGT
This region includes:
- a CDS encoding amino acid ABC transporter permease, with the translated sequence MATPQSTVEGAAPRVPLFYDPRVRGIAYQVLVFAGLVALIYWIVGNTTANLQRANIASGFDFLQGRAGFDIGDSLVEYSSDSTYGRALFVGFLNTLRVAIVGIITATLIGFIIGIGRLSKNWLINRICLVYVEVFRNIPPLLVIFFWYFGVLSVLPLPRESIDLPLGSYLNSRGLYFPRFLWGEGAWLVLLGLVLGIVFTFFVRRWAHRRQMATGQQFPVFWTSVALIGGLPLLAFVLTGLPLSFEFPELSTFNLRGGVQVRPEFLALYLALSFYTAAFIAEIVRAGVLGVSHGQSEAAQALGLRSAQSMRLVIIPQALRIIIPPLTSQYLNLTKNSSLAVAIGYPDLVATGGTTLNQTGQAIEVVAIWLVVYLGLSLGTAGLMNWYNARMALVER
- a CDS encoding amino acid ABC transporter permease, with the protein product MQEHDLSFVRAEMVANQSPPVSDHGPVSWLRKNLFANVTDSIFTVLGIALIVMIVPPIIQWAFINAQWTGTDRSVCATVVQGGTQPEGWSGACWAFVDAKFQQFMFGRYPIDERWRVYLTGFLFVALLTPLLIPSVPRKGLNAILLFVVFPIVGFFLLSGGVFGLRPVPTPLWGGLLVTLVLAYVGIAVSFPLGILLALGRRSQMPVVKLVCVVFIETIRGVPLITILFMASVMLPLFLPPGTSFDKLLRALVGVALFASAYMAEVIRGGLQAIPKGQYEGADALGLSFWKKMNLIVLPQAIKLVIPGIVNTFIGLFKDTSLVYIIGMFDLLGAVRQNFADANWASPQTPITGLVFAGFVFWLFCFGMSRYSIFMERRLDTGHKR
- a CDS encoding amino acid ABC transporter ATP-binding protein, which encodes MAKENAVRAEELHADRSKMQVSDTDVAIDIVDMHKWYGDFHVLKDINLRVMRGERIVVCGPSGSGKSTMIRCINRLEEHQKGKIVVDGIELTNDLKKIDEVRREVGMVFQHFNLFPHLTILENCTLAPIWVRKTPKKEAEATAMHFLERVKIPEQANKYPGQLSGGQQQRVAIARALCMNPRIMLFDEPTSALDPEMIKEVLDTMVDLAEEGMTMICVTHEMGFARQVANRVIFMDQGQIVEQNTPEAFFDNPQHERTKLFLSQILH